The following coding sequences lie in one Spinacia oleracea cultivar Varoflay chromosome 1, BTI_SOV_V1, whole genome shotgun sequence genomic window:
- the LOC110804197 gene encoding uncharacterized protein YKR070W: MISQPLLHNSAQFKGLPFGIAFDIDGVILRGRAPIAGAAQAIQRLYHKDGTMKVPFLFLTNGGGLPESKRALELSELLGVNILPSQVVQGHSMFRNLLGRYQNELIVATGKGDPALVMSEYGFNKVFSIEEYTSYFKDIDPVSQYKNWTTMPKNDQSSTLMKKASACDVYRERVKAAFVVSDPVDWGRDIQVLCDILRTGSPSGQENGGQPALYFAADDLEYQAAFPAKRLGVGAFRIALESIFNRVHHTPLECIIYGKPEPLAFKNAEATLRQLHCHTDFDVQLNNNQSDYFRALYMVGDNPSVDIKGARQAGDPWIPVLTRTGLFQGKGNHKEYPADLVVDTVKDAVDYILEKEFSSVCTSG, from the exons ATGATTTCTCAGCCTCTTCTGCACAACTCCGCCCAATTCAAAGG CCTGCCCTTTGGAATCGCATTTGATATTGATGGTGTCATCCTTCGCGGCCGTGCTCCGATTGCTGGCGCTGCTCAAGCAATCCAAAGATTGTACCATAAAGATG GTACTATGAAGGTTCCTTTTCTGTTCTTGACGAATG GAGGTGGTTTGCCAGAATCAAAGCGAGCATTAGAGTTGAGTGAACTTCTAGGAGTGAATATTTTGCCTTCTCAG GTTGTACAAGGCCATTCCATGTTTAGGAATCTATTGGGAAG GTATCAGAATGAACTCATTGTCGCTACTGGAAAGGGGGACCCTGCTTTGGTTATGAGTGAGTATGGTTTCAA TAAAGTGTTCTCTATAGAGGAATACACATCATACTTTAAGGATATTGATCCTGTATCACAGTATAAGAACTGGACAACTATGCCTAAGAATGATCAAAGCAGTACCCTGATGAAGAAAGCTTCTGCTTGTGATGTGTACAGAGAGAGAGTGAAGGCAGCGTTTGTTGTTAGTGATCCTGTAGATTGGGGCAGGGACATCCAG GTTCTTTGTGACATTTTAAGAACTGGAAGCCCTTCTGGACAGGAGAATGGAGGTCAACCAGCGTTATATTTTGCAGCTGATGATCTTGAATACCAG GCTGCATTTCCAGCCAAACGTCTCGGTGTGGGTGCCTTTAGGATTGCACTGGAAAGTATATTCAACAG AGTTCACCACACTCCACTTGAGTGCATAATTTATGGAAAACCTGAGCCTCTTGCTTTCAAGAATGCAGAGGCCACTTTAAGACAGCTTCATTGCCATACAGATTTTGACGTTCAATTGAACAATAATCAATCAGATTATTTCAGAGCTCTTTACATGGTGGGTGATAATCCATCAGTTGACATAAAAGGCGCAAGACAG GCTGGAGATCCTTGGATACCTGTTTTGACGCGAACAGGTCTGTTCCAAGGCAAAGGAAATCACAAAGAGTATCCCGCAGATCTG GTTGTGGATACAGTGAAAGATGCTGTTGACTACATCTTGGAGAAGGAATTCTCTTCAGTGTGTACATCtggttaa